The Rhizobium etli 8C-3 genome has a segment encoding these proteins:
- a CDS encoding YbaK/EbsC family protein: MSFESVRAFFSAHAPEIEIIETAESSSTVARAAEAHGVEPAQIAKTICLRVGDETMLVVASGTARLDNRKFKDAFGGKGRMLGPEEVLEVTSHPVGGVCPFGLPAPIPVYCDVSLKRFDEVVPAAGSTHSAVRITTERLAELTSATWVDVCQ, from the coding sequence ATGAGCTTTGAATCCGTCCGCGCATTTTTCAGTGCACATGCACCTGAGATCGAAATCATCGAAACCGCCGAAAGCTCTTCGACAGTGGCGCGTGCAGCCGAAGCGCACGGAGTCGAGCCGGCGCAAATCGCCAAAACGATCTGCCTCAGGGTCGGTGATGAGACGATGCTCGTTGTGGCAAGCGGCACGGCTCGCCTCGATAACCGCAAATTCAAGGATGCATTCGGCGGAAAGGGCCGCATGCTGGGACCGGAAGAAGTCCTGGAAGTCACCAGCCATCCGGTGGGCGGCGTCTGCCCCTTTGGATTGCCTGCCCCAATTCCAGTCTATTGCGATGTTTCATTGAAGCGTTTCGACGAAGTCGTACCGGCCGCCGGCTCCACGCATTCGGCCGTTCGCATCACGACCGAACGGCTCGCCGAACTCACCAGCGCTACATGGGTCGACGTTTGCCAATAA
- a CDS encoding amidohydrolase family protein, with amino-acid sequence MRRVDCHMHFWTLAMEPYYSLWMSPDDKVLYRDYGPRDALPLMEKNNVEGVVVVSAASSVHETGYLLGLADGRDFIKGVVGWLDLLAPTAAADLGGWARFAKLKSIRPYLQDLPEEDWILKKELDPAFRAMLEHGLRFDALIKPRHILNIVRFIERYPDLPVIVDHMAKPEIGSGNFEPWRRDMERFRDFDHVYCKISGIVTEDGPDWTPERLQPYLEAVFDIFGPDRLVFGSDWPVVNLVGDYSAWIETLEHAMKSLPAADKQKIWASNGERFYGL; translated from the coding sequence ATGCGGCGCGTTGACTGCCATATGCATTTCTGGACGCTGGCGATGGAGCCCTACTATTCACTCTGGATGTCGCCGGACGACAAGGTGCTCTATCGCGATTATGGGCCGCGCGACGCCCTTCCGCTGATGGAGAAGAACAACGTCGAAGGCGTCGTTGTCGTTTCGGCTGCGTCTTCCGTTCATGAAACCGGTTATCTTCTCGGCCTTGCCGACGGGCGGGATTTCATCAAGGGCGTGGTTGGCTGGCTTGATCTTCTCGCGCCGACGGCTGCCGCCGACCTTGGTGGCTGGGCACGCTTTGCTAAGCTGAAGAGCATCCGTCCCTATCTTCAGGATCTGCCTGAAGAGGATTGGATCCTGAAGAAAGAACTTGATCCAGCTTTCCGCGCCATGCTCGAACATGGTCTGCGGTTCGACGCATTGATCAAGCCGCGGCATATCCTCAACATCGTGAGGTTCATCGAGCGCTATCCAGATCTGCCGGTGATCGTCGATCACATGGCCAAGCCCGAAATCGGAAGTGGCAATTTTGAACCGTGGCGACGCGATATGGAACGCTTCCGCGATTTCGACCATGTATATTGCAAGATCTCCGGTATCGTGACCGAGGACGGTCCGGATTGGACGCCGGAGCGGCTTCAACCTTATCTCGAGGCGGTCTTCGATATTTTCGGACCCGATCGCCTCGTCTTCGGCAGCGACTGGCCAGTGGTTAATCTCGTCGGCGATTACAGCGCCTGGATCGAGACGCTCGAACACGCCATGAAGAGCCTTCCTGCTGCCGACAAGCAAAAGATTTGGGCATCAAACGGCGAGCGATTTTACGGACTTTGA
- a CDS encoding helix-turn-helix domain-containing protein — protein sequence MTFQPRMQNKIEGFSIIGGMNRRNWNGIVADVWDVECAPYAGGYYVASDPRLFILLDLRGPGNSRIKLAPNNSGLVQDTALRPISYVPAGMELWADLVDVHSVRHLDIHFDADIISRRLMEDIDPKRLDDARLLFHDERVLTLANLIATECINPEPLHDLYGDGLCLSLIIDVMKLTKAPTRKRSKLASWQLRRVLEFIDQNCLRNIRLEELANLTGLSQSHFSHAFKASTGVAPHQWQTNARLTRAKQLLSKGEFTLPAIAAETGFSDQAHFTRVFRKNVGTTPAHWKKAQVA from the coding sequence ATGACATTTCAGCCGCGGATGCAAAACAAGATCGAAGGCTTTTCCATAATTGGCGGGATGAACCGCCGGAACTGGAACGGCATCGTCGCAGACGTCTGGGATGTCGAGTGCGCGCCTTATGCCGGTGGCTATTATGTTGCCAGCGATCCGCGGCTGTTCATTCTTCTCGATCTGCGAGGTCCGGGCAATTCGCGGATCAAGTTGGCGCCCAACAACAGCGGGTTGGTTCAGGATACCGCGCTACGGCCGATTTCCTATGTTCCGGCCGGCATGGAACTTTGGGCCGATCTCGTCGATGTCCATTCCGTCCGTCATCTGGATATCCATTTCGACGCAGATATCATCAGCCGTCGGCTGATGGAGGATATCGATCCGAAGCGGCTCGATGATGCGCGGCTGCTTTTTCACGACGAGCGCGTTTTGACACTCGCAAATTTGATCGCCACGGAATGCATCAATCCCGAACCCCTGCATGATCTTTATGGTGATGGGCTTTGCTTATCGCTGATAATCGACGTGATGAAGCTCACGAAAGCGCCGACACGCAAGCGAAGCAAGCTCGCAAGCTGGCAGCTTCGACGCGTACTGGAGTTTATCGATCAGAATTGCCTTCGCAATATCAGGCTGGAAGAGCTCGCAAATCTCACTGGCCTTTCGCAATCGCATTTCAGTCACGCTTTCAAGGCGTCCACTGGTGTTGCGCCGCACCAGTGGCAAACGAACGCCCGGCTGACCAGGGCCAAGCAATTGCTCTCAAAGGGCGAATTCACGCTCCCGGCGATCGCCGCGGAGACGGGCTTTTCCGATCAGGCGCATTTCACGCGTGTCTTCCGCAAGAATGTCGGCACCACGCCGGCCCACTGGAAAAAGGCGCAGGTTGCCTGA
- a CDS encoding TonB-dependent siderophore receptor produces MRGHAKGLIFKAQLSTGMAIVGLATAMPASSQEATELKPVIIQAEGGTGNAEATGTSPVKGYVAKRSTTGSKSDTLLRQIPQSVSVIGSDEMQDRGVVNKVDEALTYTPGVNAQPFGNDGDTDWFYIRGFDATQTGVFMDGLNLFSYGFGGFQIDPFMLERVEVLKGPASVLYGGSNPGGIVNLVRKRPIDEPLFYTDIGINSNGNAFTGVDFSDKVGSSDTMTYRLTGKVAGGDNYSDFSHDLRGFIMPQLTLVPDDATMVNVWGYVGALDQVHTGNGFFPHEGTVADAPFGKIPRDAFLGEPDIDQGNYAQQMVGYELKHEFDSGWKITQSARYGHLRKHEIGPYGFGYVNTTDPTNPNYYWLNRIGFEHKSTSDSYSMDNRAENEFDFGRSTHKVMVGIDYKYYRLDHVQAASAAMPIDPIDPVYGNPQPENSIYLNQVITQQQVGAYVQDQIHFGEGWLATLNGRYDYVDTQTRNGPTFWAPNQNFAYGYDKTAFSGRAGLAYEFANGVTPYVSIATFFNPIVATSLTRNIKPEEGNQLEAGIKYEPTFFDGTISASLFELTKKNVVVTDPSTMLSSQLGEVRSRGFEFESKANLTDSWKAIAGFSYTDLEITEDANSALVGNTPYLQPKVQASLWLDYTVLRGVLEGLSVGGGVRYQGWSWADNENNKKVPGAAVFDAAIRYEKEDWGASINVTNLFDKEYVKGCGGLSTCGYGDARAITFKLSKKW; encoded by the coding sequence ATGCGTGGGCATGCAAAGGGGCTCATCTTCAAGGCGCAGCTATCGACGGGCATGGCCATCGTCGGGCTCGCAACTGCAATGCCTGCTTCGTCGCAGGAAGCAACGGAGCTGAAGCCTGTCATCATCCAGGCCGAGGGGGGAACTGGTAACGCCGAGGCGACTGGGACGAGCCCCGTCAAGGGCTATGTGGCGAAGCGCTCCACGACTGGTTCCAAGTCCGACACACTGCTGAGACAGATACCGCAATCGGTGTCGGTTATCGGTTCTGATGAAATGCAGGACCGCGGTGTCGTGAATAAGGTGGATGAGGCACTCACCTACACACCCGGTGTCAATGCCCAACCCTTCGGCAATGATGGCGATACTGATTGGTTCTATATCCGCGGCTTCGACGCCACGCAGACGGGTGTCTTCATGGACGGCCTCAACCTCTTTAGCTATGGTTTCGGCGGCTTCCAGATTGATCCTTTCATGCTGGAGCGCGTCGAGGTTCTCAAGGGGCCGGCCTCGGTCCTTTATGGCGGCTCCAATCCGGGCGGGATCGTCAACCTCGTTCGCAAGCGACCAATCGACGAGCCGCTCTTTTATACAGATATCGGCATCAACAGTAATGGAAACGCCTTCACCGGCGTGGATTTCTCCGACAAGGTCGGGTCAAGCGATACCATGACCTATCGGCTGACAGGCAAAGTCGCCGGCGGCGATAACTATTCCGATTTTTCCCATGACCTGCGTGGTTTCATCATGCCGCAGCTGACACTGGTTCCGGATGATGCGACAATGGTCAACGTCTGGGGCTACGTGGGTGCGTTGGATCAAGTCCATACCGGGAACGGCTTTTTCCCCCATGAGGGCACAGTCGCCGACGCTCCCTTCGGCAAGATTCCACGCGACGCTTTCCTCGGTGAGCCCGACATCGATCAAGGCAATTATGCGCAGCAGATGGTCGGCTACGAGCTCAAGCACGAGTTCGATAGTGGCTGGAAAATTACCCAGAGCGCTCGCTACGGTCATCTGAGAAAACATGAGATTGGCCCTTATGGTTTCGGATATGTCAACACGACCGATCCCACCAACCCAAATTATTACTGGCTCAACCGTATCGGTTTCGAACACAAATCCACGAGCGATTCCTACTCGATGGACAACCGCGCCGAGAACGAATTCGACTTTGGCCGGAGCACGCATAAGGTGATGGTCGGCATTGACTATAAATATTACAGGCTCGACCACGTTCAGGCCGCGTCTGCCGCCATGCCGATTGACCCTATCGACCCCGTTTACGGCAATCCACAACCGGAAAACAGCATATATCTCAATCAGGTCATTACCCAGCAGCAGGTCGGAGCCTACGTGCAGGATCAGATCCATTTCGGCGAGGGCTGGCTGGCGACCCTCAACGGCCGCTACGACTATGTCGATACACAAACGCGTAACGGTCCTACTTTTTGGGCACCGAACCAAAATTTTGCTTATGGTTACGACAAGACAGCCTTCAGCGGGCGTGCAGGCCTCGCCTATGAATTCGCAAACGGCGTAACGCCCTATGTCAGCATTGCGACCTTCTTCAACCCCATCGTCGCAACCAGCCTCACCCGCAATATCAAACCGGAGGAAGGCAATCAGCTCGAGGCCGGCATAAAATACGAACCGACCTTCTTCGACGGCACAATTTCCGCATCGCTCTTCGAACTCACGAAGAAGAACGTTGTCGTAACGGATCCCTCGACGATGCTCTCAAGTCAGCTTGGCGAGGTGCGTTCGCGCGGCTTCGAATTCGAGAGCAAAGCCAATCTCACCGATAGCTGGAAAGCGATTGCCGGCTTCTCTTACACTGATCTTGAAATCACCGAGGACGCCAATTCGGCGCTCGTCGGCAACACTCCCTACCTCCAGCCCAAAGTTCAAGCAAGTTTATGGCTCGACTACACCGTGTTGCGGGGTGTGCTGGAAGGCCTAAGCGTGGGCGGTGGTGTGCGCTATCAGGGTTGGTCGTGGGCAGACAATGAGAACAACAAGAAGGTGCCAGGCGCCGCCGTCTTCGATGCCGCAATCCGATA